The following proteins are co-located in the Bacteroidales bacterium genome:
- a CDS encoding P-loop NTPase fold protein has translation MLGDVLLINDKHRAAGMKILDYIRSHPKEKMVVAISGESGSGKTELAHVIARALRKEDVFAKPIHTDNFYNTDPLLRREWRIKNGIQKVVGYNEYQWDAIDDVLQAFKNGGVVQMPCVDLVTEQVDQLTTDFKNIDMLILDGLYAIKAKDIDVRVFIDLTYLQTKEKHTTDSRGKEVMDEVRWEILGREHEQVSALKPSADLIVTADYDVVEQNK, from the coding sequence ATGCTTGGAGACGTACTTTTGATTAATGACAAACACCGCGCAGCCGGAATGAAAATCCTGGATTACATCCGGAGTCATCCCAAAGAAAAAATGGTTGTAGCAATTTCGGGCGAGTCAGGCTCCGGCAAAACGGAGCTCGCACATGTGATAGCCAGAGCGCTGCGCAAAGAGGATGTTTTTGCAAAACCCATTCACACCGACAATTTTTACAACACAGATCCTCTTTTGCGACGTGAGTGGCGCATAAAAAACGGAATTCAAAAAGTGGTGGGGTATAACGAATATCAATGGGATGCCATCGATGATGTGTTGCAAGCTTTTAAAAACGGGGGAGTGGTGCAGATGCCTTGCGTGGATTTGGTTACCGAGCAGGTGGATCAGCTTACCACCGATTTTAAAAACATCGATATGTTAATCCTCGACGGGCTTTACGCAATCAAGGCCAAAGATATTGACGTGCGGGTTTTTATCGATCTCACTTATTTACAAACAAAAGAAAAACATACCACCGACTCGCGCGGCAAGGAAGTGATGGACGAGGTGCGCTGGGAGATACTCGGCCGCGAACATGAGCAGGTTAGCGCGCTCAAGCCTTCAGCCGACCTGATAGTAACTGCCGACTACGACGTGGTGGAACAAAACAAATAA
- a CDS encoding beta-phosphoglucomutase family hydrolase has protein sequence MKQPTISAVIFDLDGVITQTALVHSAAWKKMFDEFLQHWSSKTNTPFRPFDHERDYLPYVDGKPRYKGVQSFLEHRGIGIPYGTPDDTPEMETVCGLGNRKNQVFNEVLARDGVEVYPTTVALIDELVKDGIKIGVASSSKNCKAVLEAAGLLDRFQTRVDGEVSVELGLHGKPEPDIFTVAADNLGVPYDEAVIIEDAVSGVQAGRKGNFGLVLGIAREGNHKELRQNGADIVVDDIGDIGYQGIKEWFAEGLEEDNWQLVYTDYDAERERSREALLAIGNGYFGTRGAPEEAKAGEVNYPGTYIAGLYNRLTSKVGGRDIENEDFVNAPNWLPVTFKIDDGEWLDINNTEITDMYRCLDFRSGELSRVLTIRDDQGRETLIQSQRMVSMANPHHASMQYSVSPINYSGTIVLKSLLDGDLINDGVARYRDLNQQHLQPGEASAEGKLSWLQVSTTQSAIDIVLAARLKASVDNKPFDPEMSNEILPSAVASSFSVKLEKFQVLKVEKSVAIYTSKPDDTDKPLHHAKVSVMLTGSFQEMLAESRTAWDKIWDELDMKITGDRFAQKLLRLHLYHLMVSFSTHNNNIDAGITARGLHGEAYRGHIFWDELFILPLYALHFKGAARAMLMYRYRRLDAARAYAKQHGRRGAMFPWQSGSDGREETQVIHLNPVSGEWGDDYSSLQRHVSLAIAYNIWQYMLITGDRGFVQDYGAEMFLEICRFWASMTYEDKNSGRLSIKNVMGPDEFHESYPDATEGGLKDNAYTNLMVAWTLERAADMLEMLGEEAVAKIKNQIGLSEEETNQWKQITHRLNLVIKDDIISQYDGYFDLEELDWDYYRNKYENIHRLDRLLKAEGKSADHYKVAKQADTLMTFYALPPAEVDHVLERLGYDLSDDYLNKNLHYYLKRTSHGSTLSRVVHAQLANMIGDNELSWELYSEALASDYVDIQGGTTGEGIHAGVMAGTVLIALQSYAGVDVRGEIPAVNPQLPEHWRSISFNIRWRNHRLYFTITPHLITIKKTGADEKLRIMVAGQEIELLNDETITKSY, from the coding sequence ATGAAGCAACCTACTATCTCTGCTGTCATTTTTGATCTGGATGGTGTAATCACCCAAACTGCTTTGGTACACAGTGCCGCCTGGAAAAAGATGTTTGATGAATTTCTGCAGCATTGGTCATCCAAAACCAATACGCCTTTTCGCCCATTCGATCACGAGCGCGATTACCTCCCATATGTGGATGGCAAGCCGCGCTACAAAGGCGTGCAGTCGTTTTTGGAACATCGGGGCATCGGGATTCCCTACGGAACTCCTGATGATACGCCTGAGATGGAAACGGTCTGTGGGCTGGGCAATCGTAAAAATCAGGTTTTTAATGAGGTGCTGGCACGCGATGGTGTTGAAGTTTATCCCACTACGGTGGCGCTCATCGATGAGCTTGTGAAAGATGGTATTAAAATAGGCGTGGCTTCATCGAGCAAAAATTGTAAAGCTGTGCTCGAAGCTGCCGGATTGCTGGATCGCTTTCAGACACGTGTGGATGGTGAAGTGTCGGTAGAGCTGGGGCTGCATGGAAAACCTGAGCCGGATATTTTTACCGTTGCTGCCGATAATCTTGGTGTGCCTTACGACGAAGCAGTGATTATTGAAGATGCCGTTTCGGGTGTGCAGGCCGGGCGCAAAGGAAACTTCGGACTGGTGCTGGGAATAGCACGCGAAGGAAACCACAAAGAGTTGCGACAAAATGGTGCCGATATCGTTGTGGACGACATTGGTGATATCGGTTATCAGGGCATCAAAGAGTGGTTTGCCGAAGGTTTGGAAGAGGATAACTGGCAACTTGTTTACACTGATTACGATGCAGAGCGCGAACGTTCACGTGAGGCTTTGCTGGCCATCGGCAACGGATATTTCGGAACACGTGGCGCTCCTGAAGAAGCCAAAGCCGGCGAAGTAAATTACCCGGGAACATACATCGCCGGACTTTACAACCGGCTGACCTCAAAAGTGGGCGGTCGTGATATCGAAAATGAAGATTTTGTAAATGCTCCCAACTGGCTGCCCGTTACTTTTAAAATTGATGACGGCGAATGGCTTGATATTAATAACACCGAAATTACAGATATGTACCGGTGTCTCGACTTCAGGAGTGGCGAGTTGTCGCGTGTGCTTACCATTCGCGACGATCAGGGGCGCGAAACGCTTATTCAGTCGCAACGCATGGTTTCGATGGCCAACCCGCATCATGCTTCTATGCAATACAGCGTGTCGCCAATCAACTATAGCGGTACCATCGTACTAAAATCTTTGCTCGATGGCGATTTGATAAATGACGGCGTAGCGCGTTACCGCGACCTTAACCAACAGCATCTGCAGCCCGGCGAGGCCAGTGCCGAAGGTAAGCTTAGCTGGCTGCAGGTTTCTACCACGCAATCGGCCATCGACATTGTGCTTGCAGCACGCCTCAAAGCATCTGTCGATAACAAACCTTTCGATCCTGAAATGAGTAACGAAATTCTACCTTCCGCTGTAGCGTCATCATTTAGCGTAAAGCTGGAAAAATTTCAGGTATTAAAAGTCGAAAAAAGTGTGGCCATTTATACATCCAAACCTGACGACACCGACAAACCGTTGCATCATGCCAAAGTAAGCGTGATGCTCACAGGTTCTTTTCAGGAAATGCTTGCGGAGAGCCGCACTGCGTGGGATAAAATATGGGATGAGTTGGATATGAAAATCACCGGCGATCGCTTTGCGCAAAAGTTGTTGCGGTTGCATCTGTATCATCTGATGGTCTCCTTTTCAACACACAACAATAACATTGATGCGGGCATCACCGCGCGTGGATTGCACGGTGAAGCCTACCGTGGGCATATTTTCTGGGATGAACTATTTATCCTTCCGCTCTATGCTTTGCATTTTAAAGGTGCTGCGCGCGCCATGTTGATGTATCGTTATCGCCGGTTAGATGCCGCGCGTGCTTATGCTAAGCAGCATGGGCGTCGTGGCGCAATGTTTCCGTGGCAGAGCGGCAGCGATGGCCGCGAAGAGACGCAGGTGATCCATCTCAACCCGGTGTCGGGCGAGTGGGGCGACGATTACAGTTCTTTGCAGCGACACGTTTCGCTGGCCATCGCCTACAATATTTGGCAGTACATGCTTATCACCGGCGATAGGGGCTTTGTGCAGGATTATGGCGCGGAGATGTTTTTGGAGATTTGCCGGTTTTGGGCTTCGATGACCTACGAAGATAAAAACAGCGGGCGGTTGTCGATAAAAAATGTGATGGGGCCCGACGAGTTTCACGAGTCCTATCCTGATGCTACCGAAGGCGGCCTCAAAGACAATGCTTACACCAACCTAATGGTTGCGTGGACGCTGGAGCGCGCCGCCGATATGCTTGAAATGCTGGGGGAAGAAGCTGTCGCAAAAATTAAAAACCAGATTGGCCTCAGTGAAGAGGAAACGAACCAATGGAAACAGATAACACATCGGCTTAATCTGGTGATAAAAGATGACATCATTTCGCAATACGATGGGTATTTTGATTTGGAAGAGCTCGACTGGGATTATTACCGTAATAAATACGAAAACATCCATCGCCTCGACCGGCTGCTGAAAGCTGAAGGCAAATCGGCTGATCATTACAAAGTAGCCAAGCAAGCCGACACATTGATGACTTTCTACGCTTTGCCGCCTGCTGAGGTAGATCATGTGCTGGAGCGATTGGGATATGATCTTTCCGACGATTACCTCAACAAAAACCTTCATTACTATCTAAAACGCACTTCGCATGGCAGCACACTTTCACGAGTAGTGCATGCGCAGCTTGCCAACATGATTGGCGACAATGAGCTAAGCTGGGAGCTTTACAGCGAAGCGCTGGCCAGCGACTATGTGGATATTCAGGGCGGTACCACCGGCGAAGGTATCCATGCCGGAGTGATGGCCGGCACAGTACTTATCGCGCTGCAATCGTATGCGGGGGTGGATGTGCGCGGTGAAATTCCTGCAGTAAACCCACAGTTGCCGGAGCATTGGCGCAGCATCAGCTTCAACATCCGCTGGCGAAATCACCGGCTTTATTTTACAATAACTCCCCACCTTATCACCATCAAAAAAACCGGTGCCGACGAAAAGCTGCGAATAATGGTTGCCGGCCAGGAGATAGAGTTGCTGAATGATGAAACCATTACCAAAAGTTATTGA
- the tsf gene encoding translation elongation factor Ts: MANITAADVAKLRRQTGAGMMDCKKALQETNGDFEKAIDYLRKKGAKVSAKRADKDATEGYVVALTNSANDFGVMVMVNCETDFVGKSEEFVGFVKSIAEAALKHKAETLQDTLALKIGDTTVEQKLNDMIGKTGEKMEYDTYAAINAATVSAYNHLGNKIGTLVGFSKNVTGAAEAGHDVAMQIAAMNPVAIDKDFVSQEMIERELEVGKELARQEGKPEAMLEKISQGRLVKFFKENTLLNQDFIKDGKMSVRDYLQKTDKDLVVTKFYRFALG, translated from the coding sequence ATGGCAAACATAACAGCTGCTGACGTTGCAAAATTGCGCAGACAAACCGGTGCCGGAATGATGGACTGCAAAAAAGCTCTTCAGGAAACCAACGGTGATTTCGAAAAAGCTATAGATTACTTACGTAAAAAAGGAGCCAAAGTATCCGCCAAGCGCGCCGACAAAGATGCCACCGAAGGTTACGTTGTAGCTCTTACCAACAGCGCCAACGACTTTGGCGTGATGGTGATGGTAAACTGCGAGACCGACTTCGTGGGCAAGAGCGAAGAATTTGTTGGTTTTGTAAAAAGTATCGCCGAAGCAGCATTGAAACACAAAGCAGAAACGCTGCAGGACACGTTGGCACTCAAAATAGGCGACACTACTGTAGAGCAGAAACTCAACGATATGATTGGCAAAACCGGCGAAAAAATGGAATATGATACCTACGCCGCCATCAATGCTGCCACCGTATCTGCCTACAACCATTTGGGAAATAAGATTGGAACACTGGTTGGTTTTAGCAAAAACGTAACTGGCGCTGCCGAAGCCGGACATGATGTAGCCATGCAAATTGCTGCCATGAATCCGGTGGCCATCGACAAAGATTTTGTGTCGCAAGAGATGATCGAAAGAGAACTCGAAGTAGGCAAAGAGCTGGCACGCCAGGAAGGTAAACCCGAAGCCATGCTTGAGAAAATTTCGCAAGGTCGTTTGGTGAAATTCTTCAAAGAAAACACACTGCTCAACCAGGATTTTATCAAAGACGGCAAAATGTCTGTTCGCGACTATCTGCAAAAAACCGATAAAGATTTGGTTGTAACCAAATTTTACCGCTTTGCACTTGGTTAG
- the rpsB gene encoding 30S ribosomal protein S2, translating into MPRTNFEELLDAGVHFGHLKRKWNPNMAPYIFMERNGIHIIDLYKTAAKIEEAASAVKQITRSGKKILFVATKKQAKEIVAEKVKRVGMPYVTERWAGGMLTNFATIRKAVRKMATIDKMMEENSFTNISKRERLQIGRERAKLEKQLGSISDLNRLPSAIFVVDILKEHIAIAEARKLNIPTFAIVDTNSDPKKVDFPIPANDDASKSISLIIEIMVQAIEEGMMERKEDKDKRAKEEELEREEARKIKTRTKEELDEELDEEKTPKSKEATKRPRIKSEGRREEGGDDDGERRVRKGTAIRKK; encoded by the coding sequence ATGCCAAGAACAAATTTTGAAGAATTGCTCGACGCCGGTGTTCATTTCGGACACCTCAAGCGCAAATGGAATCCCAACATGGCTCCTTATATCTTTATGGAGCGCAACGGAATCCACATCATCGACCTATACAAAACTGCTGCTAAAATAGAAGAGGCAGCCTCGGCCGTAAAACAGATAACCCGTTCGGGAAAGAAAATTCTGTTTGTTGCCACAAAAAAACAAGCGAAAGAAATTGTTGCCGAAAAAGTGAAGCGCGTAGGCATGCCTTACGTTACCGAACGCTGGGCCGGCGGTATGCTCACCAACTTTGCAACCATCCGCAAAGCGGTGCGCAAAATGGCTACCATCGATAAAATGATGGAAGAAAACAGCTTCACCAATATCTCCAAGCGCGAGCGCCTGCAGATTGGCCGTGAACGTGCCAAACTTGAGAAACAACTTGGTTCCATTTCCGACCTGAATCGCCTGCCCTCGGCAATTTTCGTGGTAGATATCCTTAAAGAGCATATTGCCATCGCCGAAGCCCGCAAACTCAACATCCCAACTTTTGCTATCGTCGATACCAACTCCGACCCCAAGAAAGTTGATTTCCCAATTCCCGCCAACGACGATGCATCCAAGTCGATTTCGTTGATTATTGAAATTATGGTCCAGGCCATCGAAGAAGGTATGATGGAACGCAAAGAGGATAAAGATAAGCGCGCCAAAGAAGAGGAGCTCGAAAGAGAAGAGGCACGTAAAATTAAAACCCGCACCAAAGAAGAGCTAGACGAGGAACTGGACGAAGAAAAAACTCCCAAAAGTAAAGAGGCTACAAAGCGTCCACGCATCAAATCTGAAGGAAGAAGAGAAGAAGGTGGCGACGACGACGGCGAAAGACGTGTTCGCAAAGGAACAGCCATCCGCAAAAAATAA
- the rpsI gene encoding 30S ribosomal protein S9, which yields MDVINALGRRKTAVARVYLRPGNGNIKINKRSLEEYFPLPTLQYVARQALELTNNVGKYDIDAHIDGGGFKGQVEAFRMGVARAIIQLEPEHRSVLKVNGLLRRDPRMVERKKPGQPGARKKFQFSKR from the coding sequence ATGGATGTAATCAATGCTTTAGGCAGAAGAAAAACTGCTGTTGCACGCGTTTACCTCAGACCCGGCAACGGTAATATCAAAATTAACAAACGCAGCCTCGAAGAGTATTTCCCATTGCCAACGCTACAGTATGTAGCTCGTCAGGCACTGGAACTTACCAACAACGTAGGAAAATATGATATCGATGCACATATCGATGGTGGTGGCTTCAAAGGTCAGGTAGAAGCTTTCCGTATGGGTGTGGCACGTGCCATCATTCAGCTGGAGCCCGAGCATCGTTCGGTGCTCAAAGTTAATGGGCTGCTGCGTCGCGACCCCCGTATGGTGGAGCGTAAAAAGCCGGGTCAGCCAGGTGCTCGTAAGAAATTCCAGTTCTCCAAACGATAG
- the rplM gene encoding 50S ribosomal protein L13: MDTLSYKTVSASKETANKGWVIIDAEDQILGRLASATAMILRGKHKPLFTPHADCGDNVVIINAEKIRLTGNKMDDKEYISHSGYPGGQRRISARKLMVKKPTAVVENAVRGMLPKNRLGRELFRNMFVYAGPEHKQEAQKPREVKLNEIK, from the coding sequence ATGGATACCTTAAGTTATAAAACAGTAAGCGCCAGCAAGGAAACCGCCAACAAAGGGTGGGTTATCATTGATGCCGAAGATCAGATTTTGGGCAGGCTGGCCTCTGCCACAGCGATGATACTTCGTGGGAAACACAAGCCCCTCTTCACACCACATGCCGATTGCGGCGACAATGTGGTAATCATCAATGCTGAGAAAATTCGTTTGACAGGCAACAAAATGGACGACAAAGAATACATCAGTCACTCAGGATATCCTGGTGGACAGCGTCGCATCTCCGCACGCAAGCTCATGGTCAAGAAGCCAACAGCTGTGGTGGAAAATGCTGTACGTGGTATGTTGCCTAAGAATCGCCTGGGCAGGGAGCTGTTTCGCAATATGTTTGTTTATGCAGGCCCCGAGCACAAACAAGAAGCCCAAAAACCAAGAGAAGTTAAACTTAATGAAATCAAATAA
- a CDS encoding MerR family transcriptional regulator, giving the protein MLPSEKMFYSIGEVADMLGVSTSMIRFWEKEFDILKPKKNAKGNRLFRPADVENLKIIFHLVKERGFTLQGARNKLNQNKEDVIDQAAVVDSLKKIRSFLVDLKKEL; this is encoded by the coding sequence ATGCTTCCAAGCGAGAAAATGTTTTATTCTATCGGCGAGGTTGCCGACATGCTGGGAGTGAGCACTTCGATGATTCGTTTTTGGGAGAAAGAGTTTGATATCCTTAAACCCAAAAAGAATGCTAAAGGAAATCGGCTCTTCCGACCCGCAGATGTTGAGAACCTCAAGATTATTTTTCACCTGGTGAAGGAGCGTGGTTTTACTTTGCAAGGTGCGCGCAATAAGCTCAATCAAAACAAGGAGGATGTGATCGACCAAGCCGCCGTAGTCGACTCTCTCAAAAAGATTCGCTCTTTTCTGGTTGACCTCAAAAAGGAGCTGTAA
- a CDS encoding M23 family metallopeptidase gives MGKEKYFFNHLTLTYERVKRPIKKQLGRFILFLAGVVVFSTLVLFFAYSFFDSPKEKILRRELAQMKFQYEVLDDRMEHVVAVMNDLQDRDDNIYRVIFESEPIPSAVRQAGFGGANRYAKLEGYQNSNILITTSEKLDKITSQLVVQSKSFDEVFEMSKNKAKFLSSMPAIQPMSNKDLRRLSSFFGYRMDPFYKVMKHHEGVDFSAPLGTDIYATGDGVVVEINVSKRGYGNNVKIDHGFGYHTFYAHCSKILVKRGQQIKRGQVIAKVGNTGKSTAPHLHYEVHKNNRPIDPINYFFSDITPEEYELMLERSQLPSQTLD, from the coding sequence ATGGGTAAAGAAAAATATTTCTTCAATCATCTGACGCTGACGTATGAACGTGTCAAGCGTCCGATAAAAAAGCAATTGGGACGATTTATACTTTTTCTTGCCGGGGTAGTAGTTTTTTCTACTCTCGTGCTTTTTTTTGCCTACAGCTTTTTTGATTCTCCAAAAGAAAAGATTTTAAGGCGCGAGCTTGCGCAAATGAAGTTTCAGTACGAGGTGCTCGACGACCGTATGGAGCATGTGGTAGCTGTGATGAACGATCTGCAGGATCGCGACGATAACATCTACCGCGTCATCTTCGAATCGGAGCCTATTCCCAGCGCCGTGCGCCAGGCAGGCTTTGGTGGTGCTAATCGTTATGCAAAACTCGAAGGCTATCAAAACAGCAATATCCTGATTACAACGAGCGAAAAACTCGACAAGATAACCAGCCAGCTGGTGGTGCAAAGCAAATCGTTTGATGAGGTTTTTGAGATGTCGAAAAACAAAGCGAAATTCCTCTCCTCGATGCCGGCCATCCAGCCCATGAGTAATAAAGACCTGAGGCGTTTATCGTCATTTTTTGGTTATCGGATGGACCCATTTTATAAAGTAATGAAGCATCACGAGGGCGTCGACTTTTCAGCTCCATTAGGAACTGATATTTATGCTACCGGCGATGGCGTTGTGGTTGAGATAAACGTTTCCAAAAGGGGATATGGAAACAACGTGAAAATCGATCATGGTTTTGGCTATCATACTTTTTATGCCCACTGCAGCAAGATACTCGTGAAAAGAGGCCAACAGATAAAACGTGGGCAGGTAATTGCCAAAGTGGGCAATACCGGAAAATCTACTGCGCCGCATCTTCATTACGAGGTACATAAAAACAATAGACCCATTGATCCGATCAACTATTTCTTCTCCGACATCACACCCGAAGAATATGAATTGATGCTCGAGCGCTCGCAGCTTCCTTCGCAAACGCTCGACTAA
- the alaS gene encoding alanine--tRNA ligase, producing MMKSADVRRTFLEFFAQKQHKIVPSAPMVVKNDPTLMFTNAGMNQFKDIFLGNAPVKYARIADSQKCLRVSGKHNDLDEVGHDTYHHTMFEMLGNWSFGDYFKKEAIVWSWELLTEVYGLKPENLYVTIFGGDPKEGLEVDEEALEHWKAIVPEDRILHGSRKDNFWEMGDTGPCGPCSEIHVDLRSAEEKSKTPGQQLVNNDHPQVIEIWNLVFIQYNRKADGKLEPLPAKHVDTGMGFERLTMALQGKQSNYDTDIFQPIIQKIASFANVAYGHATATDIAMRVIADHLRAVAFAIADGQLPANNKAGYVIRRILRRAVRYGFTFLDFKEPFIYKLVPVLVKEMGDFFQEIAAQQTLIERVINEEEQTFLRTLALGIKRFEQYIESHPQAREIEGAFTFELFDTYGFPVDLTQLMAREKGLTVDIAGFNRGLEEQKSRSRHAAEKDTDDWVEIRQGSDATRFVGYTHLQADVEILKFRKIKTKKETYYQIVLNQTPFYAESGGQVGDHGRLFNDEEKIVIKDTQKENDLIIHLTDRLPKDLHAAFTAEVDAAKRLATVNNHSATHLMHAALKRVLGTHVEQRGSLVDENRLRFDFSHFVRMSHEEIRKVEQIVNTKIRENIPIEEQQNVPIDEAKAMGAAALFGEKYGEQVRVITFDPQYSIELCGGTHAAATGQIGMFKIVSESAIAAGVRRIEAITGNKVEELLYQQEDTLCQLRDVLKNNTEPIKAVTTLIDEKYMLEKELETMKNEKVDSLKQTLKEHAEKIGEVNFIAYKLDGDMQTAKNLAFRMNDVMENLVMVIGNTTGDKANLTVIVSENLTANGAINAGQIIREIAKEIQGGGGGQPHFATAGGKNPAGIDNALQKAREMIKG from the coding sequence ATTATGAAATCTGCTGACGTAAGAAGAACTTTTTTAGAATTTTTTGCTCAAAAACAACATAAGATTGTACCCTCTGCACCGATGGTCGTCAAGAATGATCCCACCCTGATGTTCACAAATGCAGGCATGAACCAGTTTAAAGATATTTTCCTGGGCAATGCTCCTGTAAAATATGCCCGTATTGCCGACTCACAAAAGTGCCTGCGGGTATCTGGTAAGCACAACGACCTGGACGAAGTTGGCCACGACACGTATCATCACACCATGTTCGAGATGCTGGGAAACTGGTCGTTTGGCGATTATTTCAAAAAAGAAGCCATTGTCTGGAGCTGGGAATTGCTAACAGAAGTTTATGGTCTCAAACCCGAAAACTTGTATGTGACCATTTTTGGTGGCGACCCAAAGGAAGGCCTGGAAGTGGACGAAGAAGCGCTGGAGCATTGGAAAGCCATCGTGCCGGAAGATCGCATTTTGCATGGCTCCAGGAAAGATAACTTTTGGGAAATGGGCGATACAGGCCCATGCGGCCCCTGTTCGGAGATTCATGTGGATCTGCGCAGCGCCGAAGAAAAATCTAAAACTCCCGGACAACAGCTCGTCAACAACGACCATCCGCAGGTGATAGAAATCTGGAATCTTGTATTCATCCAGTACAACCGCAAAGCCGATGGGAAGCTGGAACCTTTGCCTGCCAAACACGTCGACACCGGAATGGGTTTTGAGCGCCTCACCATGGCGTTGCAGGGCAAACAGTCCAACTACGACACCGACATATTTCAGCCCATCATACAGAAAATTGCATCGTTTGCAAATGTTGCCTACGGCCATGCAACCGCTACTGACATAGCCATGCGCGTAATCGCCGACCATCTGCGCGCTGTAGCTTTTGCCATCGCCGACGGGCAACTGCCGGCAAACAACAAAGCCGGTTATGTTATCCGGCGCATCCTGCGTCGTGCCGTTCGTTATGGTTTTACGTTTTTGGATTTTAAAGAACCTTTTATTTATAAACTGGTGCCGGTGTTGGTAAAAGAGATGGGTGATTTTTTCCAGGAGATCGCTGCGCAACAGACACTGATCGAGCGCGTAATTAACGAAGAAGAACAAACCTTTCTGCGGACGCTGGCTCTTGGCATCAAACGCTTCGAGCAATACATCGAAAGTCATCCGCAGGCACGCGAAATAGAAGGTGCTTTTACTTTTGAGTTATTCGACACCTACGGATTCCCGGTAGACCTTACCCAACTCATGGCACGCGAAAAAGGACTAACTGTGGATATTGCAGGATTCAATCGCGGTCTGGAAGAACAAAAAAGCCGCTCGCGCCATGCTGCCGAAAAAGATACCGACGACTGGGTGGAAATTCGCCAGGGAAGCGACGCCACACGTTTTGTGGGCTACACGCATCTACAAGCCGATGTTGAGATTTTGAAATTTAGAAAAATTAAAACAAAAAAAGAAACCTACTACCAAATCGTGCTTAACCAAACGCCGTTTTATGCTGAGTCGGGCGGACAAGTTGGCGATCACGGGAGATTATTCAACGACGAAGAGAAAATTGTAATAAAAGACACACAGAAAGAAAACGATCTGATCATTCACCTAACTGACCGCCTGCCTAAGGATTTGCACGCTGCTTTTACGGCAGAGGTGGATGCCGCCAAACGCCTGGCTACCGTGAACAACCACAGCGCCACCCACCTGATGCATGCCGCACTCAAGCGCGTACTCGGAACACATGTAGAACAACGCGGATCGCTGGTGGACGAAAACCGCCTGCGTTTTGACTTTTCGCATTTTGTCCGCATGAGCCACGAAGAGATTCGCAAAGTGGAGCAAATCGTCAACACCAAAATCCGGGAGAACATCCCAATTGAAGAACAGCAAAATGTGCCCATCGACGAAGCAAAAGCCATGGGAGCCGCTGCCCTGTTTGGTGAAAAATATGGCGAACAGGTGCGCGTGATCACTTTCGACCCACAATATAGCATCGAGCTGTGCGGTGGTACACATGCCGCCGCCACCGGACAGATCGGAATGTTTAAGATCGTGAGCGAATCGGCCATAGCTGCCGGAGTACGCCGCATCGAAGCTATCACCGGAAACAAAGTGGAGGAATTGCTTTATCAGCAGGAAGATACTCTTTGCCAGTTGCGCGATGTCTTGAAAAACAACACCGAACCCATCAAAGCTGTGACAACGCTCATAGATGAAAAATACATGCTTGAAAAAGAGCTCGAGACAATGAAAAATGAGAAGGTTGATAGCCTGAAGCAAACACTGAAAGAGCACGCCGAAAAAATTGGAGAGGTAAACTTTATTGCTTACAAGCTGGATGGCGACATGCAGACAGCCAAAAATCTTGCTTTCCGCATGAACGATGTGATGGAAAATTTGGTGATGGTGATCGGCAATACCACCGGCGACAAAGCCAACCTCACGGTAATCGTTTCTGAAAACCTGACTGCCAACGGCGCAATCAACGCCGGACAAATAATCCGCGAGATAGCCAAAGAGATACAGGGTGGTGGCGGCGGACAACCGCACTTTGCAACTGCCGGTGGCAAAAACCCTGCAGGAATCGACAATGCGCTGCAAAAAGCACGGGAGATGATCAAGGGATAA